In the Populus trichocarpa isolate Nisqually-1 chromosome 1, P.trichocarpa_v4.1, whole genome shotgun sequence genome, one interval contains:
- the LOC18094207 gene encoding probable methyltransferase PMT14, with amino-acid sequence MGTKHSSMGFKTRNSLSIFVVICLCCLFYILGAWQKSGFGKGDGIAVQMTKKTDCNIFTELNFETHHNYVEIIEPSQPKAKVFKPCHVKYTDYTPCQEQDRAMKFPRENMIYRERHCPPEEEKLHCLIPAPKGYKTPFPWPKGRDYVRYANVPYKSLTVEKAVQNWVQFQGDVFKFPGGGTMFPQGADAYIDELASVIPIADGSVRTALDTGCGVASWGAYLMKRNVLAMSFAPRDNHEAQVQFALERGVPAVIGVLGSIRLPFPSRAFDMAQCSRCLIPWTANDGMYLMEVDRVLRPGGYWILSGPPINWKTYYQTWKRSKADLQAEQRKIEELAESLCWEKKYEKGDIAIFRKKVNDKTCHRKSASVCESKDADDVWYKEMKTCKTPLPKVTSANEVAGGRLKKFPERLHAVPPQIAKGFVEGVTAESFEEDNKLLRKHLHAYKRINKLIGTTRYRNIMDMNARLGGFAAALESPKSWVMNVVPTIAKNTLGVIYERGLVGIYHDWCEGFSTYPRTYDFIHANGVFSLYQNKCNLEDILLEMDRILRPEGTVIFRDEVDVLNKVKKITEGMRWDTKMMDHEDGPLVPEKILVAVKQYWVGGTGNSTSSDQ; translated from the exons ATGGGTACCAAGCATAGCTCCATGGGCTTCAAAACACGAAACTCATTGTCTATATTCGTTGTTATCTGTTTATGTTGTCTCTTTTACATCTTGGGAGCATGGCAGAAGAGTGGTTTTGGAAAAGGAGATGGCATAGCTGTACAGATGACCAAGAAGACAGATTGCAATATCTTTACCGAGCTGAACTTTGAAACCCATCATAATTATGTTGAGATTATTGAGCCTTCTCAGCCAAAAGCCAAAGTATTTAAGCCATGTCATGTTAAGTATACTGATTATACTCCTTGCCAAGAACAAGATCGAGCCATGAAATTTCCACGGGAGAATATGATATACCGGGAAAGGCATTGTCCTCCTGAAGAGGAAAAACTGCACTGTCTTATTCCAGCACCCAAAGGGTATAAGACCCCATTTCCTTGGCCTAAAGGACGTGATTATGTCCGCTATGCTAATGTTCCCTATAAAAGTCTAACTGTGGAGAAGGCTGTTCAGAACTGGGTTCAATTTCAGGGTGATGTATTCAAATTTCCAGGAGGAGGAACCATGTTTCCTCAAGGTGCAGATGCATACATTGATGAACTTGCATCTGTGATCCCGATAGCAGATGGCTCTGTCAGAACAGCACTAGATACTGGTTGTGGT GTTGCAAGCTGGGGTGCATACCTGATGAAAAGAAATGTGTTGGCTATGTCCTTTGCACCACGAGACAATCATGAAGCACAGGTACAATTTGCATTGGAGCGGGGAGTACCTGCTGTTATTGGGGTTCTAGGTTCAATACGCCTTCCTTTCCCATCAAGAGCCTTCGATATGGCCCAGTGCTCTCGATGTCTTATTCCATGGACTGCAAATG ATGGAATGTACTTAATGGAAGTTGACCGTGTCCTCAGACCTGGTGGATATTGGATCCTTTCTGGCCCGCCAATCAATTGGAAGACCTACTATCAAACATGGAAGCGGTCTAAGGCTGATCTCCAAGCCGAGCAAAGAAAGATTGAAGAGCTGGCTGAAAGTCTTTGCTGGGAGAAAAAGTACGAGAAGGGAGATATTGCCATCTTTAGGAAAAAAGTAAATGACAAAACCTGCCACAGGAAGTCTGCTAGTGTTTGTGAATCAAAAGATGCTGATGATGTCTG GTACAAGGAAATGAAAACTTGCAAAACTCCTCTCCCTAAAGTAACCAGTGCAAATGAAGTAGCAGGAGGGCGGTTAAAGAAATTTCCCGAGAGGCTTCATGCAGTTCCTCCTCAAATAGCCAAGGGATTTGTTGAGGGTGTCACAGCTGAATCTTTTGAGGAGGACAATAAACTTTTGAGAAAGCATCTACATGCTTATAAAAGGATCAATAAGTTGATTGGCACTACAAGATATCGGAACATCATGGATATGAATGCAAGGCTTGGGGGATTTGCAGCAGCACTTGAATCCCCAAAATCTTGGGTGATGAATGTAGTTCCAACAATTGCTAAGAACACTTTAGGAGTTATTTACGAGAGAGGTTTAGTTGGAATTTATCATGACTG GTGTGAAGGGTTCTCAACATACCCAAGGACATATGACTTTATCCATGCCAATGGTGTCTTTAGTTTGTACCAGAACAA GTGTAATCTGGAAGACATCCTTCTGGAAATGGATCGAATTTTGCGGCCTGAAGGGACAGTAATCTTCCGAGATGAAGTTGATGTTCTGAACAAGGTCAAGAAAATTACTGAAGGAATGAGATGGGATACAAAAATGATGGACCACGAGGATGGTCCCCTAGTACCTGAGAAGATACTGGTAGCTGTTAAGCAGTATTGGGTTGGTGGAACAGGAAACAGCACATCAAGTGATCAATGA
- the LOC18094208 gene encoding uncharacterized protein LOC18094208 — protein sequence MSSTPKRRPKRDLSSSSSHPYTISSKIEPPHNLFPSKQEFLRLIAVLAIASSVALTCNFIANYIDHSTKPFCDTSLDSSDSLSNSCEPCPRNGECNQGKLECARGYRKHRNTCIEDGDVYERAKKLLEGVENHLCEAYADFLCYGTGIVWVQEDDILNDLDGHQLLENYSSDNPVYVYTKMKAMETISEELQIRTNPNGKKEFKCPDLLVEHYKPFTCHLRQWISEHALVIVPVCALVVGFAFLVWKIRRRWYLSTRGEELYHQVCDILEERALMSKRVNAECEPWVVASRLRDHLLSPKERKDFVLWKKVEDLVREDSRVDRYPKLVKGESKVVWEWQVEGSLSSGRMRKKVESSKLKSNDGVKENFDKERHELKPEPKILMF from the exons ATGTCTTCAACACCAAAAAGGCGCCCAAAACGGGATTTATCCAGTAGCTCTTCGCATCCGTACACTATATCATCTAAAATTGAACCACCCCATAACTTGTTTCCTTCAAAGCAAGAGTTTCTCAGACTCATCGCAGTACTTGCAATCGCATCCTCGGTAGCTCTGACCTGTAACTTCATTGCTAATTACATCGATCATTCTACAAAACCCTTCTGCGATACCAGTTTAGACTCTTCAGATTCTTTATCCA ATTCATGTGAACCTTGTCCAAGAAACGGAGAATGTAATCAGGGAAAGCTAGAATGTGCTCGTGGCTATAGAAAACACAGAAACACATGCATAGAAGATGGCGATGTTTATGAAAGAGCTAAGAAACTT TTGGAGGGGGTAGAAAATCATCTCTGTGAAGCCTATGCTGATTTCCTGTGCTATGGGACTGGAATAGTGTGG GTCCAAGAGGATGACATATTGAATGATTTGGATGGACACCAGCTGTTGGAAAACTATAGCTCAGACAATCCAGTGTATGTGTATACCAAGATGAAGGCAATGGAAACCATTAGTGAAGAATTGCAGATAAGGACAAATCCTAATGG GAAGAAAGAGTTTAAGTGTCCAGACCTGTTGGTGGAACATTACAAACCATTTACCTGTCACCTTCGTCAATGGATTTCTGAGCATGCTCTTGTTATCGTGCCAGTTTGTGCATTG GTTGTGGGATTTGCATTTTTAGTTTGGAAAATTCGACGGAGATGGTATCTATCAACCAGAGGGGAAGAACTTTACCACCAG GTTTGTGACATACTTGAGGAAAGGGCCTTGATGTCAAAGAGAGTAAACGCAGAATGTGAACCTTGGGTGGTGGCCTCTCGATTACGGGATCATCTGCTTTCTCccaaagaaaggaaagattttgttttatggAAAAAG GTTGAGGACTTAGTGCGGGAAGATTCTCGAGTAGATCGTTATCCTAAGCTAGTGAAGGGTGAATCAAAAGTGGTGTGGGAATGGCAAG ttgaaGGTTCGTTGAGCTCGGggagaatgagaaaaaaagtaGAGTCAAGCAAATTAAAGTCCAATGATGgtgtaaaagaaaattttgataaaGAACGCCATGAGTTGAAGCCTG AGCCCAAGATACTGATGTTTTGA